From the Cryptomeria japonica chromosome 2, Sugi_1.0, whole genome shotgun sequence genome, one window contains:
- the LOC131075023 gene encoding abscisic acid receptor PYL4, with the protein MCQPHQLWIFPHFSRVVGGGEEEEGQGQSRRLLQSAMMRGEMSEEEYMALHSNVERFHGAAALGGGECRSLVAKRILAPVGVVWSVVRRFDRPQAYKNFISSCSMSGDGNVGSTREVRVVSGLPAARSTELLEILDEEHHVLSFRVLGGDHRLHNYRSVTTLHHYRPPAPATAAPVTFVIESYVVDVPLGNSRDDTRLFVDTIVRCNLQSLAHISEGAARHLTE; encoded by the coding sequence ATGTGTCAGCCGCACCAGCTGTGGATTTTCCCCCACTTCTCTAGGGTTGTGGGAGGTGGCGAAGAAGAAGAGGGGCAGGGGCAATCTCGCCGCCTGCTACAGAGCGCCATGATGAGGGGTGAAATGAGCGAGGAGGAGTACATGGCGCTGCACAGTAACGTGGAGCGCTTCCATGGAGCCGCTGCTTTGGGCGGGGGCGAGTGCCGGTCACTGGTGGCGAAGCGCATCTTGGCGCCTGTAGGGGTAGTTTGGTCTGTGGTGCGGCGATTTGACAGGCCCCAGGCCTACAAGAATTTCATCAGTAGCTGCTCCATGAGCGGCGATGGCAACGTGGGCAGCACCAGAGAGGTGCGTGTGGTTTCGGGACTGCCCGCCGCTCGTAGCACAGAACTGCTGGAGATTCTGGATGAGGAGCACCATGTTCTGAGCTTCAGGGTCCTTGGTGGTGACCACCGCCTCCACAACTACAGGTCTGTCACTACGCTACACCATTACCGCCCCCCTGCCCCTGCAACTGCCGCCCCTGTTACTTTCGTCATTGAATCGTATGTGGTCGATGTGCCGCTGGGCAACAGCCGTGATGACACTCGCCTCTTTGTTGACACCATTGTGAGATGCAATCTGCAATCGCTGGCCCATATTTCTGAAGGTGCTGCCCGTCATTTGACGGAATGA